CGTTCTTCCTCTTAGGTGGCTTCACCGATTCTGGATCAATATGTATCGGTTGCATCACGGCTATTCGAAAGATCATCTCTCGCATCGCCGCCATGTCAGCGTTGTCGCCGCCTCCTCTTCTTTTGTCCGGGATAAATGATGACGTGGAAGGGGCATACCGGAAATTTAAACCGGGTTGGTGGTGGAGAGTTATGGTTGGGTTAAGTACTGGGGGATGGATATGGTTGTTGTGGTTGAAGAAGAAAGGGTGATAAGTGTTGGATTCGGAGGGCATCATGATGTTATGCGAGCTAGGATTAGGGATTGGGTTAGAGAAGTGATCAGGAAGCTTTCCCATTTGTGTCATCATCATGTTCATTAGTATGTCAGAGTTAtccattctcttcttctttagtttggAAATTTGTAGGGTTTCTTTTCTTTGAGAGAGATGTGGAGAAGCTGCTGAGATTAATTGTatggaggaagaaggagaaagaTCTGACAAAGAATGAAAATTTTGTGTGTCTGAATCACAGAAGAGGTGTGGTGATATATGGGAGAGAGATGGAGAGTTATGTGTGAAAATTTAAACTGTTACTGCCATCCTTGTTCTTTAACTTATTATAAAA
The window above is part of the Brassica napus cultivar Da-Ae chromosome C8, Da-Ae, whole genome shotgun sequence genome. Proteins encoded here:
- the LOC106379941 gene encoding transcription factor HEC2-like isoform X3, with translation MDNSDILMNMMMTQMGKLPDHFSNPIPNPSSHNIMMPSESNTYHPFFFNHNNHIHPPVLNPTITLHHQPGLNFRYAPSTSSFIPDKRRGGGDNADMAAMREMIFRIAVMQPIHIDPESVKPPKRKNVRISKDPQSVAARHRRERISERIRILQRLVPGGTKMDTASMLDEAIHYVKFLKKQVQSMEEHAVVNGGGMTPAPLVVGGKGCGSMRSDHHQMLGNAHILR